ACTCCATGGACGAGTTTCGAGCCTCCACCCCGATGTTTGAAGGGCTTGCGCGCTCCGGAAATTGGGGACGTACATTCGGAGCCGAACGGGCCCGTTTGGCCAGGACTTCCGGAAACGGGCCAACGTCTCACTCCCGGCTGAAAGCCCGACGAGACCGTGCGAGGGTCCCATTCTCATGGGACGCGCGACGAACAGGAGCGCTAGTTTCACTGGCGGCAAGGTGAGCCGCCCGGGGTTCTGGCGCCACTGGGGGGTCTGGGGGAACAGGTTCCCCGGTCCGTCATCCGTTCCGGCTTGCTGGAATCGCGGACCATGCCTCTCCTCCCTGCGTTGTGATCGGGATGGAGCCGCCGCCCAGGCCGGACGAACTCCAGGAGCCCTCTTCGAGCTTGTAGGGACTCCAACTCCGAAGGGGCATGGGGCAGACCGCGACGCCGACCTCCACCTCACGTTCCGAGTTCAGACCTTCCGGGGTTCGATCCAAACCTTCTTCTATGCAGTCAGGCCCCCGCGTAAGGCACACAACTCGTGGGCTTGATATATTGCTGGCCAGTTGCGAGACGATAGAGGACCGACATGAATCGACGACGTCTACTGCAGGAGGTCAGGCTACGGGATTTCCGTTGCTTCCATGAAAAACAGACAGCGCGATTGGCTCCGCTCACGCTCCTTGTTGGGGAAAACAGCACTGGGAAAACCTCATTTCTCGCCGCCATACGGGCCGCGTGTGAAGCAGCTGCCGAGCGCATCGAGCCCGACTTTCGTAAGCCCCCATATGATCTTGGGCCGTTTGCAGGAATCGCTCACAGCCGAGGGGGGAGGGGGGGGAGCGCTGATTCGTTTGAAATTGGCCTCAGTGGAGGCTCACCCCGCCGGCAAATCAAGTTCGATGCAACCTTCGAGTCCCAGGCTGCCGTCCCCACTGCGGTGTTGATGTCGTGGCAGACGGAAAACGTGTGGATCAGGCATCCCATCGGAGGTGCCGAGATCATTCTTGATCTCGGGTCGGCCAAAGGATCATGGCGATTCACGATAGAGCCCATATTCGATAATATTTGGGCAATTTTCGCATATATCCTCCCTCAAATCATTCACGCGATGGATGAAACTGACGAGTCCCTGGGTCGGTTTCAGAAATTGGCAGGGTCTCTGGGCAGGCCGGACGAAAAAGACCTGGAGAGTTTCTCAATACTTCTGGATCGATTCAGAAGAGTGTTTTGGGGGCGGCAGCCATTCGCTGGCGCTCCGATCCGTTCCAGTCCTCGCAGAACCTACGATCCGACCGGACAATTGCAAGACCCAGAAGGTGCGTATGTTCCCAGCTATTTGGCGAGTATGCATTTTCGAAGCCAACAAAAATGGGGAGCACTCAAAAAAAAGCTGGAGGACTTTGGTCGTAAGTCCGGTTTGTTCGACGAGATTGGGGTAAGGCAGCTTGGCAGAACAGAGGGAGGACCATTTCAGTTGCAAATCAGAAAATTTGCCAACAACAAAAAAAAGGGTCCGAGGCGAAACCTGATTGACGTCGGATATGGTGTCAGCCAAACTCTCCCCGTCCTGGCAGAGCTATTCCGTCCAGACGGCGCCTCGATTTTTCTTTTCCAGCAACCAGAAGTGCACCTCCATCCAAGCGCCCAAGCGGCACTTGGCAGCCTATTGTGCGAGACTGCCGCGACCGGTCGTCAACTCATCATCGAAACTCACAGCGATTTCATTATCAATCGCGTCCGTATGGATATCCGTGACGGAACGACAGCATTGAACCCAAATGATGTGTCGCTCTTGTTCTTCGAACGTTCCGATCTTGATGTCCGGATTCACTCCCTAGGATTTGACGAACTGGGCAATGTTCTGGGTGCTCCACACAGCTACGGTCAGTTTTTCATGGACGAAATGCGACGGTCTGTTGGTTTCTAATGTGTGCCATCGTCGATGCAAATGT
This genomic window from Acidobacteriota bacterium contains:
- a CDS encoding AAA family ATPase gives rise to the protein MNRRRLLQEVRLRDFRCFHEKQTARLAPLTLLVGENSTGKTSFLAAIRAACEAAAERIEPDFRKPPYDLGPFAGIAHSRGGRGGSADSFEIGLSGGSPRRQIKFDATFESQAAVPTAVLMSWQTENVWIRHPIGGAEIILDLGSAKGSWRFTIEPIFDNIWAIFAYILPQIIHAMDETDESLGRFQKLAGSLGRPDEKDLESFSILLDRFRRVFWGRQPFAGAPIRSSPRRTYDPTGQLQDPEGAYVPSYLASMHFRSQQKWGALKKKLEDFGRKSGLFDEIGVRQLGRTEGGPFQLQIRKFANNKKKGPRRNLIDVGYGVSQTLPVLAELFRPDGASIFLFQQPEVHLHPSAQAALGSLLCETAATGRQLIIETHSDFIINRVRMDIRDGTTALNPNDVSLLFFERSDLDVRIHSLGFDELGNVLGAPHSYGQFFMDEMRRSVGF